A window of the Bacteroides thetaiotaomicron VPI-5482 genome harbors these coding sequences:
- a CDS encoding beta-class carbonic anhydrase, which translates to MIEEMLAYNREFVKNEGYKEYITNKYPDKKIAILSCMDTRLTALLPAALGIKNGDVKMIKNAGGVISHPFGSVIRSLLVAIFELGVEEIMVIAHSDCGACHMHSEEMLEKMKARGINADYIHMMSFCGVDFHSWLDGFEDTEKSVRGTVDFIVHHPLIPSDVKVHGFIIDSTTGELTRIV; encoded by the coding sequence ATGATAGAAGAAATGCTTGCTTATAACAGAGAGTTCGTTAAGAACGAGGGATATAAAGAATATATAACGAATAAGTATCCCGATAAAAAGATTGCTATCTTATCCTGTATGGATACACGTCTGACAGCTTTACTCCCGGCCGCACTAGGCATTAAGAACGGAGACGTTAAAATGATCAAGAATGCAGGAGGCGTCATTTCCCATCCTTTCGGTAGTGTGATTCGCAGTCTGCTTGTCGCTATCTTCGAGTTAGGTGTGGAGGAAATAATGGTGATTGCCCATTCTGATTGTGGAGCCTGCCATATGCACAGTGAAGAAATGCTTGAGAAGATGAAGGCACGGGGTATTAATGCCGATTATATTCATATGATGAGTTTTTGTGGAGTCGATTTTCATTCTTGGCTAGATGGCTTTGAAGATACGGAGAAGTCGGTAAGGGGAACGGTCGATTTTATAGTTCATCATCCTTTGATTCCGTCGGACGTGAAAGTGCACGGGTTTATCATAGACTCCACTACTGGAGAACTGACGCGAATTGTATAG